In Geotalea uraniireducens, one genomic interval encodes:
- the tpiA gene encoding triose-phosphate isomerase, with translation MRKPVIAGNWKLFKKTAETADLVNKLVPLVKNNRQVDIIIAPVFTVLSAAKQALSGSAIHLAAQDCYWQEEGAFTGEVSPGMLVDVGCSHVIVGHSERRQYFGETDQAVNCKIKAAVAAGLVVLFCIGETLAEREAGRTFEVLRTQLSGGTAGLTTTELEKIIIAYEPVWAIGTGKTASNEQAQEAHAFIRSEIAGLFGNGPADMVRILYGGSVKPENIKGLMAQKDIDGALVGGASLQADSFAAIANYDI, from the coding sequence ATGAGAAAGCCTGTTATTGCTGGGAATTGGAAGCTCTTCAAGAAGACCGCAGAGACAGCGGACCTCGTCAACAAGCTGGTCCCGCTTGTGAAGAATAATCGGCAAGTCGATATCATTATCGCGCCCGTTTTCACTGTACTCAGTGCGGCAAAGCAGGCACTCTCGGGATCGGCTATCCATCTTGCGGCGCAGGATTGTTACTGGCAGGAAGAAGGCGCCTTTACCGGTGAAGTTTCGCCCGGCATGCTGGTCGATGTCGGCTGCAGTCACGTGATCGTGGGACATTCCGAACGTCGGCAGTATTTCGGCGAAACGGACCAGGCGGTAAACTGCAAAATCAAGGCAGCCGTTGCCGCTGGTCTGGTGGTTCTCTTCTGTATCGGGGAGACGCTCGCCGAACGTGAAGCCGGCCGGACCTTCGAGGTTTTGCGGACCCAGCTTAGCGGTGGGACTGCCGGCTTGACGACGACCGAGCTTGAGAAAATCATCATTGCGTATGAACCGGTCTGGGCGATCGGGACCGGCAAGACGGCCAGCAACGAGCAGGCCCAGGAGGCCCATGCATTCATTCGCTCGGAAATTGCCGGGCTTTTCGGCAACGGTCCAGCCGATATGGTGCGTATCCTTTATGGCGGGAGTGTCAAGCCGGAAAACATCAAAGGACTGATGGCTCAGAAAGACATCGACGGGGCTTTGGTCGGTGGTGCCAGTCTGCAGGCGGATTCTTTTGCTGCCATTGCCAATTATGACATCTAA